A window from Canis lupus familiaris isolate Mischka breed German Shepherd chromosome 18, alternate assembly UU_Cfam_GSD_1.0, whole genome shotgun sequence encodes these proteins:
- the RAG1 gene encoding V(D)J recombination-activating protein 1, translating into MAVSLPPTLGLTSAPDEIQHPHIKFSEWKFKLFRVRSLEKAPEEAQIEKKVSSEGKPSLEQSPAVPDKADGQEAALSPPALKAHPKFLKEPHDDGKTRDKAIHQANLRHLCRICGNSLKTDRRNRRYPVHGPVDGKTQVLLRKKERRATSWPDLIAKVFRIDVKADVDSVHPTNFCHKCWKVMYRRFSSAPRGVCFPRKAAPEWLPHAPSCDLCRAARQGLKRKSPQPSAQLSKRLRTVLERAGRARGHRRRARAGLRDSGATGKASDCGNVHLGTELLAVDFPAHFVKSISCRICEHILADPVETTCKHVFCRVCILRRLKATGSYCPCCRYPCFPTDLESPGRSFLSILNSLMVRCPAKGCDEEVSLERYNQHVAGHKDSDQTFVHINKGGRPRQPLLSLTRRAQKHRLRELKLQVKAFADREEGGDVKSVCLALFLLVLRARNEHRQADELEAVLQGRGPGLQPAVCLAIRVNTFLSCSQYHKMYRTVKAITGRQIFQPLHALRAAEKALLPGHHAFEWQPPLQNVSSSAHVGIIDGLSGLSSCVDDYPVGTIAKRFRYDAALVSALMDMQEDLLEGVRARGLDDHLGGPFTVVVKESCDGMGDVSEKHGGGPAVPEKAVRFSFTVMRITVAQGSESVQVFEEGKPNSELCCKPLCLMLADEADHETLTAILSPLVAEREAMKSSCLLLEMGGALRTFRFIFRGTGYDEKLVREVEGLEASGSVYICTLCDATRLEASQNLVLHSITRSHSENLERYEVWRSNPYHESVDELRDRVKGVSSKPFIETVPSIDALHCDIGNAAEFYKIFQLEIGQAYSKAGASKEERRRWQATLDKHLRKKMNLKPIMRMNGNFARKLMTKETVEAVCELIPSEERHEALRELMDLYLKMKPVWRSSCPAKECPESLCQYSFNSQRFAELLSTKFKYRYEGKITNYFHKTLAHVPEIIERDGSIGAWASEGNESGNKLFRRFRKMNARQSKCYEMEDVLKHHWLYTSKYLQRFMNAHNGYKKSGPPFNSQAGLGDPLGLEDSLETQDSMEF; encoded by the coding sequence ATGGCTGTCTCTTTGCCACCCACCCTGGGACTCACTTCTGCCCCAGATGAGATCCAGCACCCACATATTAAATTTTCAGAATGGAAATTTAAACTGTTCAGGGTGCGGTCTCTTGAAAAGGCACCTGAAGAAgctcaaatagaaaagaaagtttcCTCCGAGGGGAAACCCTCTCTGGAGCAATCTCCAGCAGTCCCGGACAAGGCTGATGGTCAGGAGGCAGCCCTGAGTCCACCAGCATTGAAAGCTCACCCTAAGTTTCTGAAGGAACCCCACGATGATGGGAAAACAAGAGACAAAGCGATCCACCAAGCCAACCTTCGACACCTCTGCCGTATCTGTGGGAATTCTTTGAAAACCGACAGGCGTAATAGGAGGTATCCGGTCCACGGGCCCGTGGATGGCAAAACCCAAGTCCTTCTacggaagaaggaaaggagggccACATCCTGGCCAGACCTCATTGCCAAGGTTTTCCGGATCGATGTGAAAGCAGACGTTGACTCCGTCCACCCCACCAACTTCTGCCACAAGTGCTGGAAGGTCATGTACAGGAGGTTTAGCAGCGCCCCACGCGGGGTTTGCTTCCCGAGGAAGGCAGCCCCGGAGTGGCTCCCCCACGCGCCCTCCTGTGACCTCTGCCGTGCTGCCCGCCAGGGACTCAAGAGGAAGAGTCCTCAGCCAAGTGCACAGCTCAGCAAAAGGCTCAGAACCGTGCTTGAGCGGGCGGGCAGGGCCCGTGGGCACCGGAGAAGAGCCCGGGCCGGGCTCCGCGACAGCGGGGCGACCGGGAAGGCCTCCGACTGCGGGAACGTGCACCTTGGTACCGAGCTCCTCGCGGTGGACTTCCCGGCCCACTTCGTGAAGTCCATCTCCTGCCGGATCTGTGAGCACATCCTGGCGGACCCCGTGGAGACCACGTGCAAGCACGTGTTTTGCAGGGTCTGCATTCTCCGCCGCCTCAAAGCCACGGGCAGCTACTGTCCCTGCTGCCGGTATCCCTGCTTCCCTACTGACCTGGAGAGCCCGGGGAGGTCCTTTCTGAGCATCCTGAACTCCCTGATGGTGAGATGTCCGGCCAAAGGGTGCGACGAGGAGGTCAGCTTGGAGAGGTACAACCAGCACGTGGCGGGCCACAAGGACTCGGACCAGACTTTTGTGCACATCAACAAGGGGGGGCGGCCGCGCCAGCCCCTGCTGTCGCTGACCCGGAGGGCTCAGAAGCACCGCCTGCGGGAGCTCAAGCTGCAGGTCAAGGCCTTCGCCGACCGGGAGGAGGGGGGCGACGTGAAGTCCGTGTGCCTGGCCCTGTTCCTGCTGGTGCTGCGGGCCAGGAACGAGCACCGGCAGGCCGACGAGCTGGAGGCCGTCCTGCAGGGCCGCGGCCCCGGCCTGCAGCCGGCCGTCTGCCTGGCCATCCGGGTCAACACCTTCCTCAGCTGCAGCCAGTACCACAAGATGTACCGGACCGTGAAGGCCATCACCGGGAGGCAGATCTTTCAGCCGCTGCACGCCCTGCGGGCCGCCGAGAAGGCCCTCCTGCCCGGCCACCACGCCTTCGAGTGGCAGCCGCCTCTGCAGAACGTGTCCTCCAGCGCCCACGTTGGCATCATCGATGGCCTGTCGGGCCTGTCCTCCTGCGTGGACGACTACCCCGTGGGCACCATCGCCAAGCGGTTCCGCTACGATGCGGCCCTGGTGTCCGCTCTGATGGACATGCAGGAGGACCTCCTGGAAGGCGTGAGGGCCCGGGGCCTGGACGACCACCTCGGGGGCCCGTTCACCGTGGTGGTCAAGGAGTCCTGCGACGGCATGGGGGACGTGAGCGAGAAGCACGGCGGCGGCCCGGCCGTCCCCGAGAAGGCCGTGCGGTTCTCGTTCACGGTCATGAGGATCACCGTGGCCCAGGGCTCGGAAAGCGTGCAGGTGTTCGAGGAGGGCAAACCGAACTCGGAGCTGTGCTGCAAGCCGCTGTGTCTCATGCTGGCGGACGAGGCCGACCACGAGACCCTGACGGCCATCCTGAGCCCGCTGGTCGCCGAGAGGGAGGCCATGAAGAGCAGCTGCCTCCTGCTGGAGATGGGGGGCGCGCTGCGGACCTTCAGGTTCATCTTCAGGGGCACCGGATACGACGAGAAGCTGGTCCGGGAGGTCGAAGGCCTCGAGGCCTCGGGCTCGGTCTACATCTGCACCCTCTGCGACGCCACCCGCCTGGAAGCCTCTCAGAACCTCGTCCTGCACTCCATCACCAGGAGCCACTCGGAGAACCTGGAGCGCTATGAGGTCTGGCGCTCCAACCCCTACCACGAGTCCGTGGACGAGCTGAGGGACCGGGTCAAGGGCGTCTCCTCCAAGCCCTTCATTGAGACGGTGCCTTCCATCGATGCGCTCCACTGCGACATCGGCAACGCGGCCGAGTTCTACAAGATCTTCCAGCTCGAGATAGGCCAGGCCTACAGCAAGGCCGGTGCCTCCAAGGAGGAGCGGAGAAGGTGGCAGGCCACGCTGGACAAGCATCTCCGCAAGAAGATGAACCTGAAGCCCATCATGAGGATGAACGGCAACTTCGCCAGGAAGCTCATGACCAAAGAGACGGTTGAAGCAGTCTGTGAACTGATCCCCTCTGAGGAGAGGCACGAAGCCCTGAGGGAGCTCATGGACCTTTACCTGAAGATGAAGCCCGTATGGCGATCTTCGTGTCCCGCGAAAGAGTGCCCAGAATCCCTGTGCCAGTACAGCTTCAACTCCCAGCGTTTCGCCGAGCTCCTGTCTACCAAGTTCAAGTATAGATATGAGGGCAAAATCACCAACTACTTCCACAAAACCCTGGCCCACGTCCCCGAAATTATCGAGAGAGATGGTTCCATCGGGGCCTGGGCGAGCGAGGGCAACGAGTCTGGCAACAAACTGTTCAGGCGCTTCCGGAAAATGAACGCCAGGCAGTCCAAGTGCTACGAGATGGAAGACGTCCTGAAACACCACTGGCTGTACACCTCCAAATACCTGCAGAGGTTTATGAATGCTCACAATGGGTATAAAAAGTCCGGCCCTCCCTTCAACTCACAGGCAGGCTTAGGCGATCCATTAGGCCTAGAGGACTCTCTGGAAACTCAAGATTCGATGGAATTTtaa